A single genomic interval of Lewinellaceae bacterium harbors:
- a CDS encoding AMP-binding protein: protein MKYFNAVETLPLDQLRKLQDERLQKLTAYLYDRVPFYKKQWDEAGVRPADIKGVRDLPRLPFTQKRHLRENYPFDLFAMPVQDAIRLHASSGTTGKPTVVGYSRKDIDTFSEVVARSLVASGCQPGMKLQNAYGYGLFTGGLGMHYGGELLGMTVIPVSGGMTERQLLLLQDFRPEVICCTPSYAQRLSEELAARGISPEELNVHTAILGAEPWTEAIRAQVEAGMGVKAVNIYGLSEIIGPGVSNEDFEERGTGSYIWEDHFFPEVVDKDTGEPLPEGQYGVLVFTTLTKEAMPLIRYWTNDITNIYYEHSEKRTHIKMGPIRGRADDMLIIRGVNLFPTQVEEAIQAFEQLMPSYQLIVSRDGAMDSLAVKVEVKGEVLRALGRPNLEQKMEALPDALRDLYGALAKKIKERIGLTMAISLVEPGSIPRSEGGKLNRVLDLRKG, encoded by the coding sequence ATGAAATACTTCAATGCTGTCGAGACCTTGCCTCTCGATCAACTTCGCAAACTCCAGGACGAGCGCCTGCAAAAGCTCACCGCCTATCTCTACGATCGCGTTCCTTTTTACAAAAAGCAATGGGATGAAGCGGGCGTTCGGCCCGCTGACATTAAAGGCGTAAGGGATTTGCCCAGGTTGCCGTTCACCCAAAAGCGCCACCTGCGGGAGAATTATCCTTTCGATCTGTTTGCCATGCCGGTGCAGGATGCCATCCGCCTGCACGCTTCCAGCGGCACTACAGGAAAGCCAACGGTAGTCGGCTATTCCCGCAAGGACATCGACACCTTCTCGGAAGTGGTGGCCCGCTCCCTGGTGGCGTCTGGCTGCCAGCCGGGCATGAAGCTGCAGAACGCCTACGGCTACGGCCTGTTTACCGGCGGACTGGGCATGCACTACGGCGGAGAGCTGCTGGGCATGACGGTCATTCCGGTTTCCGGGGGCATGACGGAGCGGCAGTTGCTTCTTTTGCAGGATTTTCGGCCGGAAGTGATCTGCTGTACGCCTTCCTACGCCCAGCGCCTGTCGGAAGAACTGGCTGCACGGGGCATTAGCCCGGAGGAACTCAACGTCCACACCGCCATTCTGGGCGCCGAGCCGTGGACGGAAGCCATCCGTGCCCAGGTGGAAGCGGGCATGGGCGTCAAAGCGGTCAACATTTACGGGCTGAGCGAGATCATCGGCCCGGGTGTTTCCAACGAAGATTTTGAAGAACGCGGCACAGGCAGCTACATCTGGGAAGACCACTTCTTCCCGGAGGTAGTGGATAAAGATACCGGAGAGCCGCTTCCGGAAGGCCAGTACGGCGTGCTCGTCTTTACCACCCTCACCAAAGAGGCCATGCCGCTCATTCGCTACTGGACCAACGACATTACCAATATCTACTACGAACATTCCGAAAAGCGCACCCACATCAAAATGGGCCCCATCCGCGGGCGGGCCGACGACATGCTGATCATCCGCGGGGTCAACCTTTTCCCCACCCAGGTGGAAGAGGCGATTCAGGCATTTGAACAACTGATGCCAAGCTACCAGCTCATCGTCAGCCGCGACGGGGCGATGGACAGCCTGGCGGTGAAGGTGGAAGTAAAGGGAGAGGTGCTCCGCGCCCTCGGCCGCCCCAACCTGGAGCAGAAAATGGAAGCCCTGCCCGATGCCCTGCGCGACCTGTACGGCGCCCTGGCGAAAAAGATCAAGGAGCGCATCGGCCTGACCATGGCGATTTCTCTGGTGGAGCCGGGAAGCATTCCAAGAAGTGAAGGAGGGAAATTAAACAGGGTGTTGGATCTGAGGAAAGGTTAG
- a CDS encoding fibronectin type III domain-containing protein, with translation MKKVKLTFALLALFALSLTPESWANCPAPTSLAALDITSNSAVLTWEASRDAYRFAVKIVNGPNTPAYGVAAVTDGRRIEIRGLVPGGEYLFVVKSWCQESLQDSDFSSWAAFRTPDGGSPQGQGRCIAPPDLKATNVTPFGATLQWAFVDVAEKYELEFQVEGQTAFNIVLRETTFRLDRLSPQTNYRFRVRSFCNGGDAASEYTGWYSFQTPSRSALRTQPGIGNSASAYPNPADQHLNLSVPAIADGQPAVLKAFNAQGQLYLETSFTAYEGQAELMDVADLPDGMYFLVVESNGQRLMEEKVMVAHR, from the coding sequence ATGAAAAAGGTAAAACTAACATTTGCATTACTGGCATTATTCGCTCTCAGCCTGACGCCCGAAAGCTGGGCCAACTGCCCCGCTCCTACCAGCCTGGCGGCCCTCGACATCACCTCCAACAGCGCCGTATTAACCTGGGAAGCCAGCCGGGATGCCTACAGGTTTGCCGTGAAGATCGTGAACGGGCCCAACACCCCTGCTTATGGTGTTGCTGCTGTCACCGACGGCCGCCGGATCGAAATCCGCGGGCTTGTCCCCGGGGGAGAGTACCTGTTTGTTGTAAAATCGTGGTGCCAGGAGAGCCTACAGGACAGCGATTTTTCCAGCTGGGCGGCCTTTCGCACCCCTGATGGCGGTTCACCGCAGGGGCAGGGAAGGTGCATTGCTCCCCCTGACCTGAAAGCTACAAATGTTACGCCATTTGGCGCTACATTGCAATGGGCATTTGTCGATGTTGCCGAAAAGTATGAATTAGAATTTCAAGTGGAGGGGCAAACCGCCTTTAACATCGTCCTGCGCGAAACCACCTTTCGTTTGGACCGCCTGTCCCCTCAGACGAATTACCGGTTCAGAGTCCGGTCATTTTGCAACGGGGGAGATGCCGCCAGCGAGTATACCGGCTGGTACTCGTTCCAGACTCCGTCGAGGAGCGCCCTTCGCACCCAACCCGGCATAGGCAACTCCGCCAGCGCCTACCCCAACCCGGCTGACCAACACCTGAACCTGAGCGTCCCGGCTATCGCCGACGGGCAACCGGCGGTGCTGAAGGCCTTCAACGCCCAGGGCCAGTTGTACCTGGAAACGAGCTTCACCGCTTACGAAGGCCAGGCAGAACTAATGGACGTGGCCGATTTGCCGGATGGAATGTACTTCCTGGTCGTCGAAAGCAACGGGCAGCGGTTGATGGAGGAAAAGGTGATGGTGGCGCATCGGTGA
- a CDS encoding 2,4-dihydroxyhept-2-ene-1,7-dioic acid aldolase: MTSRLRNLWAQGQPAYNLFLTIPNAWTAELMARAGFDAVTLDMQHGLIDFSTALQQLQAISATDTVPLVRLQWNEPSIIMKMLDAGAAGLICPMIETAEDTAAFVRACHYPPAGIRSYGPIRAGRLAGGDYFQTANREVLAFAMIETAAAAGNLEAIAAVPGLSGLFVGPYDLSASLGLERMGDVHDPSLMAVLKRVLAACEKHGLIPGVYGGSVEHLLDLAGMGFRLLSTGDDTKLLEQGARGLLGKLREGGGR; this comes from the coding sequence ATGACCTCCCGCCTCCGCAACTTATGGGCACAAGGCCAGCCCGCCTACAACCTCTTCCTCACCATCCCCAACGCCTGGACGGCCGAGCTGATGGCCCGCGCCGGCTTCGACGCCGTCACGCTGGACATGCAACACGGGCTGATCGACTTCTCTACCGCCCTGCAGCAGCTACAGGCCATCAGCGCCACCGATACGGTGCCGCTCGTTCGGCTGCAATGGAACGAGCCCAGCATCATCATGAAAATGCTGGACGCCGGCGCCGCCGGGCTGATCTGCCCCATGATCGAAACGGCGGAGGATACCGCCGCTTTTGTGCGGGCCTGCCACTACCCTCCCGCCGGCATCCGCAGCTACGGTCCCATACGGGCAGGCCGCCTGGCAGGGGGCGACTACTTCCAAACCGCTAACCGGGAGGTGCTCGCCTTTGCCATGATCGAAACGGCCGCCGCCGCCGGCAACCTGGAGGCCATCGCCGCCGTACCTGGCCTCTCCGGCCTGTTCGTCGGCCCTTATGACCTCAGCGCCAGCCTGGGGCTGGAAAGGATGGGGGATGTTCATGACCCTTCGCTTATGGCTGTGCTGAAACGGGTGCTGGCGGCTTGTGAAAAACACGGGCTTATTCCCGGGGTTTATGGTGGAAGCGTGGAGCATTTGCTGGATTTGGCGGGCATGGGGTTCCGGCTGCTTTCTACCGGGGATGATACGAAGTTGCTGGAGCAGGGGGCGAGGGGGTTGTTGGGGAAACTGAGGGAGGGCGGAGGACGGTAG
- a CDS encoding helix-turn-helix domain-containing protein, with the protein MADKELYKKLREKYTDEELAESFVFPHGLAEEEKKKADKELWEYRKRLLETKTKEERIYSGLLKVKYQMTFYLESQVYDEEKNVSRYLQEYMKVTGRKQKELAEDLNIHPTRLSRIVNGREKLSLPVAYRLEKHSGELIPAILWWKLLQREIEQEIKADDKEKQKEKMQVKNVAYRA; encoded by the coding sequence ATGGCTGATAAAGAGCTTTATAAAAAATTGCGGGAAAAATATACCGACGAAGAATTGGCGGAATCCTTTGTATTTCCTCATGGGTTAGCCGAGGAAGAAAAAAAGAAAGCGGATAAAGAACTATGGGAGTACCGGAAGAGGCTATTAGAAACCAAGACCAAAGAAGAGCGGATATACTCCGGCTTGCTGAAGGTTAAATATCAAATGACTTTTTATCTGGAAAGCCAGGTATATGACGAGGAAAAAAATGTTTCCCGCTATTTGCAGGAATACATGAAAGTAACTGGCCGGAAACAAAAAGAACTGGCGGAGGATCTGAATATCCACCCTACGCGGTTGAGCCGGATTGTCAACGGGAGAGAAAAACTGAGCCTGCCCGTCGCCTACCGCCTGGAAAAACATTCGGGAGAGCTCATACCGGCTATTTTGTGGTGGAAATTGTTGCAAAGAGAAATCGAACAGGAGATAAAGGCGGATGACAAGGAGAAGCAAAAGGAGAAAATGCAGGTGAAGAATGTGGCCTACCGGGCATAA
- a CDS encoding helix-turn-helix transcriptional regulator — protein sequence MYQNEWLDIILIAGFAQGLFLCFVLWKKERANRQALQYLVTALGLLSLLMVGRATFQPSFVQRFAMVIMLPDVILFLGGPLVYFFILSLLRRELPAKPGIYLHYLPALFHVAVVNTTVGLNLNGTWSFMTMKQIIFMMIIIEVAAIISFLVYFLLSHRAYRRYREAYYQKYAAPFLGRFLRPFFILAFSMIGIWVIGFTYNYSMERPDYMAYVIVWFLLAALIYFLAYQVYSHPELLELPELREEDAGPAVEVSPQWIEKLARFMDGEKPYLDPEIKIGVLAEALDIPKHELSKVINHGFGKNFFDFINGYRIREFIALSRDERNERLNILELAYQSGFNSKSAFNRAFRKEAGQSPSAYLKSLDSVSP from the coding sequence ATGTACCAAAACGAATGGCTGGATATCATCCTCATCGCCGGCTTCGCCCAGGGGCTTTTCCTTTGTTTTGTGCTCTGGAAAAAGGAGCGGGCCAACCGGCAGGCGCTGCAATACCTGGTCACTGCCCTTGGCCTTCTGTCACTGCTGATGGTGGGACGGGCTACCTTTCAGCCTTCCTTTGTGCAGCGGTTTGCCATGGTCATCATGTTGCCCGACGTCATTCTCTTTCTGGGCGGGCCGCTCGTTTATTTCTTCATCCTGTCTCTTCTCCGGCGGGAGCTGCCGGCCAAACCCGGAATCTACCTGCACTACCTGCCCGCCCTTTTCCACGTCGCGGTGGTCAACACCACAGTTGGCCTGAACCTCAATGGCACCTGGAGTTTTATGACGATGAAACAGATCATTTTCATGATGATAATCATTGAAGTCGCTGCCATCATCAGCTTTCTGGTCTATTTTCTGCTCAGCCACCGCGCCTACCGCCGGTACCGGGAAGCCTATTATCAAAAATACGCGGCGCCATTCCTGGGGCGTTTCCTGCGCCCCTTTTTCATCCTGGCGTTCTCTATGATCGGCATCTGGGTCATTGGTTTTACCTATAATTACTCTATGGAAAGGCCCGATTACATGGCTTATGTGATCGTTTGGTTCCTGCTGGCGGCGCTCATCTACTTCCTGGCCTATCAGGTGTACAGCCATCCGGAATTGCTGGAACTTCCGGAGCTTCGGGAAGAAGATGCCGGGCCGGCTGTTGAGGTTTCTCCTCAATGGATCGAAAAATTGGCCCGGTTTATGGATGGGGAAAAGCCCTACCTGGATCCGGAAATAAAGATCGGCGTTCTGGCCGAGGCCCTGGACATTCCCAAACACGAACTTTCCAAAGTGATCAACCACGGCTTCGGAAAAAATTTCTTCGATTTCATCAACGGCTACCGCATCCGGGAATTCATCGCTCTGAGCCGGGACGAACGCAACGAGCGCCTCAATATCCTGGAGCTGGCCTACCAATCCGGCTTCAATTCCAAGTCGGCCTTCAACCGGGCCTTTCGCAAAGAGGCGGGGCAGAGCCCGAGTGCGTATCTGAAAAGCCTGGATTCCGTGAGCCCGTGA
- a CDS encoding GNAT family N-acetyltransferase produces MLKKTDTFQPSMHKYDNIKIVALDADDTLWVNEPIFQQTQEKLRKLLSAYIAPGQLDKRLYETERNNLRLFGYGVKGFVLSMIETAVQLSEGKITGREVQQIIDMGKAMLEHPVDLLDGVKETVEALSGHYELMVITKGDLFDQENKIARSGLADYFKRVEIVSEKDEATYREVFGRNGIKLEEVLMVGNSLKSDVLPICKLGGKAIHIPFHTTWEHEKVEVHQANGYDYEEIGNLRQLIRLLNPKKSPALRDQEVLIEGRGFRLRRFSLADTSNLAYHANNANIAVRLQDRFPHPYMEEDARQFIEYALNAEMETVFAIEVDGEAAGAVGIMFQQDVYSQSGELGYWLGEEYWGRGIVSEAVKAMVKHAFSELGLRRIYARIFSNNIASKRVLEKAGFQFEGMARQAVVKSEKVLDVFHYAILNPEM; encoded by the coding sequence ATGTTAAAAAAAACCGATACATTCCAGCCTTCCATGCACAAATACGACAACATTAAAATTGTCGCCCTCGACGCTGATGACACCCTTTGGGTAAATGAGCCCATTTTTCAGCAAACCCAGGAAAAACTAAGAAAACTACTTAGCGCATACATAGCGCCCGGCCAACTGGATAAACGCCTGTACGAGACCGAACGCAACAACCTTCGCCTGTTTGGATACGGTGTCAAGGGCTTCGTCCTGAGCATGATCGAGACAGCCGTTCAGCTATCGGAAGGAAAGATAACCGGCAGGGAAGTCCAGCAGATCATCGATATGGGCAAAGCCATGCTGGAACACCCGGTCGACCTGCTCGACGGGGTGAAGGAAACGGTGGAAGCCCTTTCCGGCCACTACGAGCTCATGGTCATCACCAAGGGCGACCTCTTCGACCAGGAAAACAAGATCGCCCGTTCCGGCCTGGCCGATTATTTCAAACGGGTGGAGATCGTTTCCGAGAAGGATGAAGCCACCTACCGGGAAGTCTTCGGCCGCAACGGCATCAAGCTGGAAGAGGTGCTGATGGTCGGCAACTCTCTTAAATCAGATGTGCTGCCCATTTGCAAGCTGGGCGGCAAGGCCATTCACATCCCCTTCCACACTACCTGGGAACACGAAAAGGTGGAGGTCCATCAGGCCAACGGCTACGATTACGAAGAGATCGGCAACCTGCGCCAGTTGATCCGATTGCTCAACCCCAAAAAGAGCCCGGCCCTCCGCGACCAGGAGGTTCTTATCGAAGGGCGCGGCTTCCGGCTGCGCCGCTTCAGCCTGGCCGACACCTCCAACCTTGCCTATCACGCCAACAACGCCAACATCGCCGTTCGCCTTCAGGACCGCTTCCCTCATCCCTACATGGAGGAAGATGCCCGGCAATTCATCGAGTATGCCCTCAACGCCGAAATGGAAACTGTGTTCGCCATCGAAGTGGACGGCGAGGCGGCCGGCGCGGTGGGCATCATGTTCCAGCAGGACGTCTACAGCCAGTCCGGAGAGCTGGGATACTGGCTGGGGGAAGAGTACTGGGGCCGCGGCATCGTCTCCGAAGCAGTGAAAGCCATGGTGAAGCATGCCTTCAGCGAACTGGGCCTGCGGCGCATTTACGCTCGCATATTTTCCAACAACATCGCTTCCAAGCGGGTGCTGGAAAAAGCCGGTTTCCAGTTTGAAGGCATGGCCCGGCAAGCGGTAGTGAAGAGCGAAAAGGTACTGGATGTGTTTCACTACGCCATTCTAAACCCGGAGATGTAA
- a CDS encoding GNAT family N-acetyltransferase — translation MNKGYILETPRLLLREFREADALHFFELNEDPEVIRYTGDLPFASAEEARRFLLDYDRYKKYGYGRWAVLLKETEAGPAWIGWCGLKYIPELDETDIGFRFFRRYWGKGYATEAARACLEYGFRRLGLKRIVGRAMKENGASVRVLEKIGLEFWKEFEFMEHPGLYFRKDNNGGQTEMS, via the coding sequence ATGAATAAAGGCTATATCCTCGAAACTCCCCGGCTCCTTCTCCGCGAATTCCGGGAAGCAGATGCCCTCCATTTCTTCGAGCTCAACGAAGATCCGGAAGTGATCCGTTATACCGGCGACCTGCCCTTCGCCTCGGCCGAAGAAGCCCGGCGCTTCCTGCTGGATTACGATCGATACAAAAAGTACGGGTATGGGCGGTGGGCGGTATTGCTGAAGGAAACAGAGGCCGGGCCGGCATGGATCGGCTGGTGCGGATTGAAGTACATTCCGGAGTTGGATGAAACCGACATCGGCTTTCGCTTCTTCCGCCGGTATTGGGGCAAAGGCTACGCCACCGAAGCCGCCCGGGCGTGCCTCGAATATGGCTTCCGGCGCCTGGGCCTGAAACGGATCGTGGGGCGGGCCATGAAAGAAAACGGGGCATCGGTGCGGGTTCTGGAAAAGATCGGCCTGGAATTCTGGAAAGAATTTGAATTTATGGAGCATCCTGGCTTATATTTCAGGAAAGACAATAATGGCGGTCAAACTGAAATGAGTTGA
- a CDS encoding CatB-related O-acetyltransferase, translating to MPQPPNPNTLFPLANIGRLCFLKNLIQNPNIIVGDYTYYDDFEDVRNFEKNVKYLFDFTGDKLLIGKFCMIASGVEFIMNGANHLSDAVSAYPFAIFGGSWSHAMDGKEYPVKRDTVVGNDVWIGYKAAILPGVHIGDGAIIGAYSVVAKDVAPYAVVGGNPAREIRKRFSEEHIEKLLNLRWWDWPAEEISRQAPLLTGNDVDALR from the coding sequence ATGCCACAACCACCCAACCCGAACACCCTCTTCCCGCTCGCCAACATCGGGCGGCTGTGTTTTTTGAAGAACCTCATTCAAAACCCGAACATCATCGTAGGGGATTACACCTACTACGACGATTTTGAAGACGTTCGCAACTTTGAGAAAAATGTAAAGTACCTCTTTGACTTTACGGGCGACAAACTCCTCATCGGCAAATTCTGCATGATTGCCTCCGGAGTGGAATTCATCATGAACGGCGCCAACCACCTGTCCGATGCGGTGAGCGCCTACCCCTTCGCCATCTTTGGCGGCAGCTGGAGCCACGCTATGGACGGGAAGGAGTATCCGGTCAAAAGGGATACCGTGGTCGGCAACGATGTGTGGATCGGGTATAAAGCTGCCATCCTGCCGGGAGTGCATATCGGCGACGGGGCCATCATCGGCGCGTATTCTGTCGTCGCCAAAGACGTGGCGCCTTACGCCGTCGTGGGCGGCAACCCCGCCCGGGAAATCCGCAAACGCTTTTCCGAAGAGCATATAGAAAAGCTGCTTAACCTGCGCTGGTGGGATTGGCCGGCGGAGGAAATCTCCCGCCAGGCACCTCTGTTGACGGGCAATGATGTGGATGCCCTGAGGTGA
- a CDS encoding NmrA/HSCARG family protein, protein MPEKKTIAILGATGAQGGGLARAILDDPDSPFIARAITRDANSDKAKELAALGAEVVEASIDDVERLKKAFQGAYGAYCVTFFWDHFSPEKELEEVKNIAQAAKAAGLQHVIWSTLEDTRKWVPLSDDSMPTLMGKYKVPHFDAKGEADQIFTGQGVPTTFLLTSFYWDNLIYFGMGPKKGPDGKLAITMPMDDKKLPGIAAEDIGRCAYGIFREGSKYIGKRVGIAGEHLTGKQMASALTTALGQEVGYNAVPPEVYRSFGFPGADDLGNMFQFKRDFEQYFCGVRKLDESRALNPLLQTFDQWLGKNKDRIPIE, encoded by the coding sequence ATGCCTGAAAAAAAGACTATTGCAATTCTGGGCGCTACCGGCGCCCAGGGCGGCGGGCTTGCCCGCGCCATCCTGGACGATCCGGATAGCCCCTTCATCGCCCGCGCCATTACCAGAGATGCCAACTCGGACAAGGCAAAAGAGTTGGCGGCATTGGGCGCTGAGGTGGTTGAAGCCAGCATCGACGATGTGGAGCGTTTAAAGAAGGCGTTCCAGGGCGCGTATGGCGCCTATTGCGTCACATTTTTCTGGGATCACTTTTCTCCCGAAAAAGAACTGGAGGAGGTTAAGAATATAGCGCAGGCCGCCAAGGCCGCCGGCCTCCAACACGTCATCTGGTCTACCCTGGAAGATACGCGCAAGTGGGTGCCCTTAAGCGACGATAGCATGCCTACGCTGATGGGCAAGTACAAGGTGCCTCATTTCGATGCCAAAGGAGAAGCCGATCAGATATTCACCGGTCAGGGCGTGCCGACGACTTTTCTGCTGACTTCATTCTATTGGGATAACCTGATCTATTTCGGGATGGGCCCCAAGAAAGGGCCGGATGGCAAGCTTGCGATAACTATGCCTATGGATGATAAGAAACTGCCCGGTATTGCAGCTGAAGATATTGGCAGGTGCGCCTACGGCATCTTCAGGGAAGGCTCCAAATACATTGGAAAAAGGGTGGGCATCGCCGGCGAACACCTGACCGGCAAGCAGATGGCTTCTGCGCTCACCACTGCTCTTGGCCAGGAGGTGGGTTATAATGCTGTGCCTCCCGAAGTATACCGGAGTTTCGGTTTCCCGGGCGCTGACGACCTGGGCAATATGTTTCAGTTCAAGCGCGACTTCGAGCAGTATTTCTGCGGCGTGCGCAAGCTCGACGAGTCGCGCGCCCTCAATCCGTTGCTCCAGACTTTTGATCAATGGCTGGGCAAAAACAAGGATCGCATTCCGATTGAATAG
- a CDS encoding c-type cytochrome, translated as MKIMKSLFATAIALMAFACSPAPTQEGEQGQQATEKMSAEQQVARGQYLVSIAGCNDCHSPKKMGPHGPEPDPDRLLSGHPQNEPLAHVDTSELKSWALFSPGLTAAVGPWGVSYAANLTSDETGIGLWTEAQFFKAIREGKYKGLEGSRPLLPPMPWPNIAQMTDEDLRAVFAYLKSTKPVRNIVPVPVMLAELK; from the coding sequence ATGAAAATCATGAAAAGCCTTTTCGCCACGGCCATAGCCCTTATGGCCTTTGCCTGTAGCCCGGCGCCTACCCAGGAAGGGGAGCAAGGGCAGCAGGCTACCGAGAAAATGTCGGCAGAACAGCAGGTCGCCCGCGGGCAATACCTGGTGTCCATCGCTGGTTGCAACGACTGCCATTCTCCCAAAAAGATGGGCCCCCATGGGCCAGAGCCCGACCCGGACCGCCTGCTGTCCGGCCACCCGCAGAATGAACCCCTGGCTCATGTCGACACCTCGGAGCTCAAGTCCTGGGCGTTGTTTTCCCCTGGCCTGACCGCAGCCGTCGGCCCCTGGGGCGTTTCCTACGCCGCCAACCTGACTTCCGACGAAACCGGCATCGGGCTCTGGACAGAAGCCCAGTTCTTCAAGGCGATCCGGGAAGGGAAGTACAAAGGACTGGAAGGCAGCCGCCCGCTGCTGCCGCCCATGCCCTGGCCCAATATTGCTCAAATGACGGATGAGGACCTCAGAGCAGTCTTTGCTTACCTGAAAAGCACCAAGCCGGTGCGCAATATCGTGCCAGTGCCGGTTATGCTGGCGGAGCTGAAGTAA